The Pseudomonadota bacterium genome has a window encoding:
- the ubiH gene encoding 2-octaprenyl-6-methoxyphenyl hydroxylase: MSVHETLAYDVVIVGGGAVGSVLALALAPLRLRVALVEATAPSNDALAPGDASQARCTALSMGSQRMLETLGVWPHLQSAATPIRHIHVSDRGQFGSTRLDAQHEGVTAFGQVVENVDLQHRLWARLSSLGRRVEVPGAPAPGELHLWAPAHVTDTHAGLEAATVTLARAAQRAPIQLRAQLLVAADGARSSIRRLLSVGADQQSYRQQAIIANITPQRPHGHVAYERFIGSGPLALLPLSGGRCNLVWTVWRDDAEALLALAEAEFLEALQDAFGFRLGRFLQASPRAAFPLWLSRARDDLLPPRVALVGNAATGVHPVAGQGLNLGLRDAAGLAESIADALAAGTADVGAGVLLSAFLRWRKEDRGRVSAFTDALVRVFTQPAAPIGMARGLGLLALDLMPGAKSAFARGAMGMGGRAPRLSRGLPLASPRRTAARSTP, encoded by the coding sequence GTGAGCGTGCATGAGACCCTGGCCTACGATGTGGTGATCGTCGGCGGCGGGGCAGTAGGCAGCGTGCTGGCGCTGGCGCTGGCGCCGTTGCGCCTGCGGGTCGCGCTGGTGGAGGCCACGGCGCCGTCGAATGATGCGTTGGCGCCAGGCGATGCTTCTCAGGCGCGCTGCACGGCCCTCTCCATGGGCAGCCAGAGGATGTTGGAGACGCTCGGGGTGTGGCCACACCTGCAGTCCGCCGCGACGCCCATCCGGCACATTCATGTTTCCGATCGCGGACAGTTCGGCAGCACGCGCCTCGACGCCCAGCATGAGGGCGTGACCGCCTTCGGCCAGGTGGTCGAAAACGTGGACTTGCAGCATCGCTTGTGGGCGCGTCTGAGTTCGCTCGGGAGGCGAGTGGAAGTACCTGGCGCGCCGGCTCCCGGTGAGCTTCACCTCTGGGCGCCGGCGCACGTTACCGACACCCACGCCGGTCTCGAGGCGGCGACCGTGACCCTGGCCAGGGCCGCGCAGCGAGCGCCGATCCAGTTGCGGGCGCAACTGTTGGTGGCGGCCGATGGCGCGCGTTCGAGCATTCGTCGCCTGCTCAGCGTGGGCGCTGACCAGCAGTCCTACCGCCAGCAGGCGATCATCGCCAACATCACCCCCCAGCGGCCCCACGGTCACGTCGCGTACGAGCGGTTCATCGGCAGTGGACCCCTGGCCTTGCTGCCCTTGTCGGGCGGTCGTTGCAACCTGGTCTGGACCGTGTGGCGAGACGACGCCGAAGCCCTGTTGGCGCTGGCGGAGGCTGAGTTTCTCGAGGCGCTGCAGGATGCTTTTGGTTTCCGCCTGGGCCGTTTCCTTCAAGCTTCCCCGCGCGCGGCGTTCCCCCTGTGGCTGAGCCGCGCACGGGATGATCTCCTGCCGCCACGGGTGGCGCTTGTCGGCAATGCGGCCACCGGCGTGCATCCGGTGGCTGGCCAAGGCCTGAACTTGGGGCTGCGCGATGCTGCCGGACTCGCCGAGTCGATCGCCGATGCGCTTGCCGCGGGCACCGCGGACGTGGGTGCTGGCGTCTTGCTCAGTGCCTTTCTGCGCTGGCGCAAGGAAGATCGTGGACGCGTGAGCGCGTTTACGGACGCGCTAGTGCGCGTGTTCACCCAACCTGCAGCGCCGATTGGAATGGCGCGCGGTTTGGGGCTGCTGGCGCTGGATCTCATGCCCGGTGCCAAGTCCGCCTTCGCCCGCGGTGCCATGGGGATGGGGGGCAGGGCGCCTCGCCTATCGCGCGGCTTGCCCTTAGCCTCACCGCGGCGTACGGCCGCGCGTAGCACCCCATGA